Genomic window (Salvelinus alpinus chromosome 26, SLU_Salpinus.1, whole genome shotgun sequence):
GACGGTGCGGCGATGCTGGAGGTCACGTTTATTGCCCACGATAATAACGGGATGGGCTCCGGGGAATTTGCTTTTGGCTTGCTGGATGCGCTGCACCTGTTGCCGCACCACGTTGAAGCTGGCACGGTCACATATGCTATAAACCAGGATGAAACCGTCCGCCCACTGGAGTTGTCTGTCACTGATGTGTCCCTCGACCTCACCATTCTAAAACACATGAAGAAAAAATACATGTGTTTAGTCAACCCTTTAACCTCCTTGTTGAATAGAAATACTCCAGTATGCCCTGCCTGTTTGAGAATCCATTAATCAAAGTCTGTCGTTACCATTATAAAGTTATTATCATGTAGCCTAAATTATTTAGAATGTTTTCCCTCACCTGGGGGCAAAGCGAGTCCCAGATATTGAAGCTGATCTCCCGTCCTTCTATTCGGTCAGTGTGACTGTAGATGGATTCTGTAAATGCAAAACAAATCCGAACCATTTATATATTTGGTTTGATATACTGTAAACTATTGATTTGATTGAAATTATATAATTATCAATGGATCAAGTCAAAAGACCAGCACTTACCAATATCGCCGTATTCTCCGATGAACCTTCTAGTGAGAAACCGCACCGTGAGAGCTGAGGACACAAAATTGCGTAATTAATGAGACATGTTGAACAGTAAAATGTATTACAACAGGAAATCCATTTCACATTGCATTTGGCCGTCATAACTCCTGTCTACTTTCAACGATCACAGTAAAGTCCCTCTTCACCGTGCACAAAGATTGTCAACGTCATGAATGAAAGTGCAATTCAATTTTAAGGATTCATTCAACTATGCTCACCAGATTTACCGACGCTTTCCGCTCCAAGTAGTAAGACATTAGCCTCCACCTTTTGCTGACTTCCTTCCATCGTTTTGCTGTAGTGGCGAGTTGGCTGATTTACTTGGACAACCATTTGTTAAAAGGGCGCAGCGGTTTCCGTGTCTCTGATCAATGTGTAAGATGCACAAAGTGAACTCTCTAGGATTGTGCTGCCTGGCAATTTATAAGGGGTAGGCGGGCCCTGTTCGCTGATGGACAAAAAGTATGGGCCAATGAGGACTGTGCGCTTGTCTACGGCCAATGCGCTTCGTCTAGAACTCCGTGCCAGAATAGCATACATTCCTAACCTTCAAAATGTATCGATTTTATCTTCACCATTGTTGTTGGAGTTTAGTTATTAAATGGACACAAATTCATAAGAAACCATAATCTTGGGATTAACAGAACAATCTATACCAAAAagacaaataaaaaaaactgcgTGTAGATGCTAAAATAACCTGCAATTAATAGTTATCCCACCCTGTAGTCATAAGAGCAAAGACAAGGATGTATAGAGCTATTTGAACCTATATGATGGGAGAACCAACATTTTGCATTGCATACACTGATGACCAATGCCACCTGCTGGTGGTAATATTATGGACGTTTCTACTTTACCATGGTCCTGTTTGAATAGAGCCCAGTAAGATTTTCACAGAGTTATGACATTTACCAAACTTGACCAAGACAAAATCATAGAGATAAGATGCACATAAGTATTTATTGTAAATAGACAAAAGGTTAATTAAATCCCAAAAGTCAAACCATGTGCAACATTGTTTTCATCCCCAGTGTAAAAATCAGGTTTGTAAAAAACTAGTTGGCACCCTTGCACTTCAAATAATTCCCTATTTCTTTGAAAAATTGAGAACTTTGTCTCCAGACCTTGAATTTTCAACATTCTAGAACCCATTGTATggagaccgagcagttgccacatCCATAACCTATGGCGAGAGCTGACAACAGCATTTGGTGGAGGGCACCCCTCAAACATGAAAGAATTAGAGCAGTTTGCTTCTGAAGGCTGAGTAAAATCGCCAGTAATAAGATGCAGCCAAGAAGCATTTGTCTGCAGTTCTTGGCTAAAGGCTATGCAACCAAGTACTTGCCAATCATTTTGTACATGCCAAATTGTAAACTtaaatttaccaaaataaaattGGTTCTATAATGTTAAAAATACAGTAAGGTGTGGAGTTATTTTAGAAGAAATATTGAATTATTAAGAAAAGTGCAAGCGTGCCAATATTTGGCTGCAACTATGTACAAATATGTTCACCAAGGAATTCAAAGGCCAAATTAAATACACAAATACAGGCTTCTGCTGCCATTCTCCATCTTTCATTGAGTCCTGTGTAAAAGGAGTGTGCCTGCGCGCTCCTCCTCTAGAGGCCTCGGATTCTCCTCATGGACACTTTCTCCTTGTCCCCCTCTTGTTCTGCACTCCTCTCCGCCCTCCGCTTCCCCGTGGTGGGGGTTGACGAGCAGCGAAGGGTGCAGGATCCCCACAAACGTTTTGACCAGCTCTCTCCCGAAACATGCCTCAAGTCGGTCCACTGACTTGGAATACTGAGAAGAGAAAAGGGCGATGAAAGGTCAAGAGCAACAGAGATCCAGATCACTACATTGATGACTAAAGAGAGCAATATAATACTGCTTTCCAACTTTCAGAGCTCTGACAAATTGTTTCACAATTTACCAGGAAGGTAGGAGTTAGGGGATTTTGGCAAAGCGCCATCATTTGGAAATGAGGGCCTACATATGCAACTGTAGCCGTTATATTTCTCTATAGGCAAATCCGGGTGCCGAGTCATGGACACATCCATTGTGAGTCTCCTCACCTTCACGCTCTTCAACAGTGTGTGGAGAAGTCAGACATCGGACACAAATTCTGACTGGGTGcggtaatgggggggggggggggggggggggggggcagtttcCGCAGCAACAGTCCCCGTATCATGACGATGTTAAGAGAGCTAAGGAGAGGGAGTCAATAAATTATTTCTCTAAAGTCAAGGCAAGACAACTGACTAACATCAAACTGCAATTGTTTACAGTATATCTGACACACACAATTGAAAAGTCATACTTCATTAAAGGGACCAGTCATTTGCCAGCAACCTACTTGGCAATAAACATTGCAGTGAAGACCGTCACTAACATATTCTTTATTAACATTAAATTCATATCAATATTCAAAGTCTTGTGATTGTGTGACATTTTAATAGCCAAAACAATGGCAATACTAAAAGAGGGATGCTAAGGATGTGTATACATAAATGCGGTAAGTTGCACTTGTCGATTACCTTTCCTGGTCTGCAGAGGACAATGCTGTACTTTGTACAGGACAAGCAGTAGGCGCTCACATCTCTGTAGGGTCGACACCAAAGGGTAAGCgatggttcacacacacaccagtgtttcCCCAACTCCAGTCTTCAAGTACCCCAAACAgcatacatttttgttgtagccctggacaagcacacctgattcaacttgtcaactaatcatcaagccctgaatgagttgaatcaggtgagtttgtccTGGGGCAACAACccaaatgtgtgctgttggggcaACTGGAGTTAGAAACACTGCTGTAGACTACACTGGACAAACAAACACCTTGGAGTGggcaaactaacagaaacaatgGCGATTTAACGgccagacaaaaaaaaaaaaagtgggttGGATGAGTGATAAAATAACCAATCAAGATCCGGTCACATCAGAAATACATGGTTTACATTTTGATTCTACCCGTGTCTTTTTCAATTAAAAAATGATTCCCTGGATCTAAAAACAGACCATCTCCACTAAAATAGTATCAGGGTCAATAAGTACTAGATGCGGACACAGCAAACAATACCAGACATGTTCATAGAACTGGGCATGCACAGCCGTATGTACCCAGATGCGTATATTCCAGGTGAAAGGTAGCAGACGTGCCCAGACATGCTCTGCAAAGTAAAAAGGCTCACCATTTGGTCAGGAGGGCTCATACACAGTTCCTTGTCTGTCCCACTGTAGTCCTGCAGCAACGCCAGATCAGAGGTCCCGGCACCGCAGACACTGCCAGCACTCACAGCGAGAGCAGCATCACACACACCAAGCCAATACAGAGAGAGACCAATCTCAATGCTTTATTTGTGCCCACAGTGAAACATCTTTCCACACAGGGGCCCATATTTTCAGAGGTCCATATACAATACAGATTGAAATAAGACATCAATTATTGAAGTAATAGATACGTAATTTTCCTGAGAATCACACTTAACGGTTCATGGTGGGTGGAGACATTAGAAGAGCATCAGTATGGGAGCCTACAGTACAAATGTTTCTGCTTTATGCAGACAGATAATGTAGGCGCACTTTG
Coding sequences:
- the LOC139554792 gene encoding ras-related and estrogen-regulated growth inhibitor-like protein — translated: MVVQVNQPTRHYSKTMEGSQQKVEANVLLLGAESVGKSALTVRFLTRRFIGEYGDIESIYSHTDRIEGREISFNIWDSLCPQNGEVEGHISDRQLQWADGFILVYSICDRASFNVVRQQVQRIQQAKSKFPGAHPVIIVGNKRDLQHRRTVSSEEGRLLALSTDCGFFEISVAETYHEVQLVFHELLDLIREARALKKGAAGIKGIVRSMSAVFGRKRTE